GAACACAGTATCAAAGGATGTACAATCCTGCGACTGTAGAAACACTTTCAGGTACTGTTGAATCGGTTGATCAATTCACCCCAATGCGCGGAATGTTCTATGGAATTCATGTGACACTAAAAACCGAGAAGAAAACAATAACGGTTCATCTCGGACCAGGCTGGTATATCGAAGGTCTTGACACAAAAATTGAGAAGGGCGACAAGATCGAGGTAAAGGGATCGAGAACAACGTTTATGGGAAAACCGGCAATTATAGCAGCAGAAGTTAAAAAGGGAGATGCTGTGTTAATGCTCAGGGATGCAAATGGATTCCCTGTGTGGGCCGGCTGGAGAAGAAGATAAACATTTATGAATTGTAAGAATGAATGTAAAGATAAAAGCCCTGTATGAGCCGAGACAGGGCTTTTTTATTTATGATTTTTTATAATTAAGTCCTGATATACTAACAAAATATTTTCGTGGTAGGAGAGAATAAGTGTCTTTATCATTGCTGGACTGGACAATTGTAGCAGTATATATGGCTGCCTCGCTGTTCATCGGAATATATTTTACAAAACGGGCATCTTCAAGTATCTCTGAATTTTTCCTGTCAGGCAGAAATCTTCCATGGTGGCTTGCAGGCACTTCAATGGTTGCGACGACTTTTTCTTCCGACACTCCTTTATATGTCACAGGTCTTGTCAGAGAACACGGCATATATGAAAACTGGCAGTGGTGGTGTTTTATTTTCTCAGGAATGATGTCCGTATTCTTTTTTGCAAGGCTCTGGAGAAGGCTCGGCGTGCTGACAGATGTCGAGCTGATCAACATGCGTTATTCAGGGAGATCGGCCTCGATTCTCAGGGGATTTAAGGCAATATATTTTTCAGTCGCGATTCACACAATAATAAAGGCGCAGGTTATCCTTGCAATGGCAAAGATACTCGATGTCTCTCTCGGGTGGGGAAAGTGGGAGAGCATTATTGTATCGAGCGTTATCACTATTGCTTATTCCATGCTTTCAGGTTACTGGGGAGTTGTCACAACAGATTTTTTCCAGTTCATAATTGCCATGATCGGGGCAGTAGTTCTTGCGTTCGCATCAGTAAATCATGCAGGGGGGATATCGCAGATTAAGGCGCAGATCCCTGAGGACATGCTTAATTTCTTTCCTCCTTTGAATGAAGGATTTTTTGGGCTTGCGTTCATGACATTTCTTGGTTATGTCGGCTTAAGCTGGTGGTCAAAATATTCTTCAGACGGCGGCGGCGTGATTGTCCAGAGAATGTCATCGTGCAAGAATGAAAAGCACAGTCTGTTTGCAACTTTTTATTTCAACATTGCAAATTACGGACTCCGCACATGGCCGTGGATACTCGCAGCTTTGGCATCGATCATAATTTATCCTCAGGTAAAAGACCACGAGGCTGTTTATCCGCAGATGATGGTTGACCTGCTTCCTTCAGGTCTTAGGGGTTTGATGCTTGCATCGTTCTTTGCAGCATTCATGTCAACCCTGAGCACATATCTAAATCTCTCATCAGCATATTTTGTGAATGATTTTTATAAGCCTTTTATTAAAAAAGATTCAACAGAGAAACATCTCATATTTGTCTCGCGAGCAGCAACCCTTGTTCTTTCAGTCATCACTGCCGTTGTAACATATCATGTCGATTCAATTATAGGCGTTTTTAAATTCCTGATAGCATTTGGTTCTGGAACAGGACTTGTTTATATCATAAGATGGTACTGGTGGAGGGTGAATGCATGGAGTGAGATTTCTGCAATGATATCATCAACAGTAATGACGATTATCGCGTACAAGCATCCGATTTTCGAGGGTTCTCCATATTATGCAAAACTGTTTTTAATAATCAGCGTCTCGACTGTTGTCTGGGTATTTGTGACTCTGCTCACAAAGCCATCCGAGAATGAGAAGTTAATAGAATTCTATAAAAAGACAATGCCCGGAGGTTATGGCTGGAGACCAGTTGAGAAATTAATAGGATACAAACCAGAGGGAAATATTCTCAGAGATACTCTCATTGAATGGGTTAACGGGTGTCTGTTCATCATCGGCTTAACAATCGGGATCGGCAAGCTGTTTCTCGGATATTATCTCTCGGGTTTTGTCTGGCTCTCAATCGCGTGCGTGACAGCATGGTTTGTGTATAAACACCTTTCGAAAAAAGGCTGGGATGAGGTGTATAAATAATGCTAAAATATATCATGAAAAAAATAATTGTGATAATATCTTTGCTTGTTTTTTCTTCTCTTGCCTTTGCTGAGTCTGAGATCAAGTTTGATTCTGAGGTTTTTGATTTTGGCCTTGTGTCACAGGATACGGTAACTCATACATTTGAATTTCAGAACATCGGAACATCAGAACTGATAATCAAGAAGATTTCTTCGACCTGAGGCTGTACTGCTGCCCTTGCCA
Above is a genomic segment from Nitrospiraceae bacterium containing:
- a CDS encoding DUF1573 domain-containing protein translates to MKKIIVIISLLVFSSLAFAESEIKFDSEVFDFGLVSQDTVTHTFEFQNIGTSELIIKKISSTUGCTAALASSASLNPGEKGQIKATLDLKNRQGNVLKTIRIYTNDTKKPEITLALKAEIKSKTQSQ
- a CDS encoding Na+:solute symporter translates to MSLSLLDWTIVAVYMAASLFIGIYFTKRASSSISEFFLSGRNLPWWLAGTSMVATTFSSDTPLYVTGLVREHGIYENWQWWCFIFSGMMSVFFFARLWRRLGVLTDVELINMRYSGRSASILRGFKAIYFSVAIHTIIKAQVILAMAKILDVSLGWGKWESIIVSSVITIAYSMLSGYWGVVTTDFFQFIIAMIGAVVLAFASVNHAGGISQIKAQIPEDMLNFFPPLNEGFFGLAFMTFLGYVGLSWWSKYSSDGGGVIVQRMSSCKNEKHSLFATFYFNIANYGLRTWPWILAALASIIIYPQVKDHEAVYPQMMVDLLPSGLRGLMLASFFAAFMSTLSTYLNLSSAYFVNDFYKPFIKKDSTEKHLIFVSRAATLVLSVITAVVTYHVDSIIGVFKFLIAFGSGTGLVYIIRWYWWRVNAWSEISAMISSTVMTIIAYKHPIFEGSPYYAKLFLIISVSTVVWVFVTLLTKPSENEKLIEFYKKTMPGGYGWRPVEKLIGYKPEGNILRDTLIEWVNGCLFIIGLTIGIGKLFLGYYLSGFVWLSIACVTAWFVYKHLSKKGWDEVYK